The Bacteroidota bacterium DNA window GCTTTGCAATATTTCTTACCAAAGGAGAATAAAATCTTCCGCTTGCAGAATTTTTTTCAATCGTGACTTCAGTAGTATTATGTGAACTGCCATTTGATGAAGCAGTATTTTCAACTTTAACGGCTTGTGGTATCGCAACCGGTGCTGCTGTTTGTGCAGGTGCTGCTGAAACTTGTCCGCCAACCTCAGAAATTTCTGCGATCACTTCACCAACTTTTACAACCTGGCCTTCTTCAAATAATCGTTTGCCCATAATTCCGGCTGTAGGAGATGGAACTTCCGAATCAACTTTATCTGTTGCAATCTCTAAGATCGGCTCATCAGCTTCAATCGGATCACCTTCTTTTTTTAACCATTTTAAAATTGTTGCCTCAGCAACACTTTCGCCCATTTTGGGCATGATCAGTTGGACCATGGAGTTTGTTCGTATTTGATTTTGTTAACTAGTTGTCCATCGACCGGACTGTACAAATTTAGAAAATATCAGCCTCATCAGACTGCTTTTCTCCCTAAATTTCTCCACCCTTTCCGGATGATCTGCAAGTCTGTGTAAACTCTGTAATCTTTTGCATATAAAGAGTTTAGACGATTCGTCGTAAGTTGTTCTTTAGGGATGTTGTTCAATGCATCAATAGGGTTCAAAATTCCGGGTCTGATTCTCGGCAACATATTGTCGGATCGTTCCTGTTTTGAATATCCAACCCAGGAAATTTTTCCACTGAGGACTCTGAAAATATTTGCCATAAATCCTGCGGGATTTTTCTGTAACAAAACCATCACAGGCGATAAAATAAAAAATCCGACACTCAATAAAAGATCTATGAAACGTTTATTTCTTTTGTTCACACTCTTGTTGATGTTGTTTATGTCGATCACATAAAGTTCACCCGGATCTTCTACTGAATTGCTTCCGATAATAAATAAACTTTCAGGTGGCGCTATCTTAAATTCAAGTTCAGGTCGCTTTACCTGCGACATCACATCAATGATCTGCTGCGAAGAAATATCTTTTCCGCAAAAAATAATTTCATCAACTTTAAAGACTTCAGTTATCTCTGCTAAACGGTTAAAGTTCCCAAGGAAATATTTTTCGTATTCACTTGCTGTTGTTGCTGACATACTTTTGGCTTCAGGCTGAACGAAGCCAATAAAATTATGGGAGGTGTCTGATAATTTCAGTAGCGTCAAAACCCTGTGACTTTCTTCTTCCAATCCGACAATGATCAGTCGCTTTCTGTAATCGCCTGTCAGATTAAAGTCCCGACGACGGATCACATTCATCAGGAATCTGAATGCAACAATACTCAATGTAGCCCATACAGCACCAAGAAGAATAAGTGCTCTTGAGAATCGATAGGTTTCCGGAAGCAAGGCATAAATAACAAGGATCAGAAGTGTTCCGATGAAAATACCACGAACAATGCGGCTAAGTTTGATCGGCTGATCATAACCTCCGCTAAAGAAGATAGAAGTGATCCAGATCACACCATATGCAGGAACTGCAAAGCGCATGAATTCATCAGGATACCGGATCATAAAATTTGTTCCCCAATAATTTTTCAGAAGAAAAATTCCAATAATAACTAATGAAAGATCACAGATCGGCAGAAAGAAATTATCGATAAAGCGCGAAACGATTGCCGCTCCGGCTCTGAGATAGATTGCAATTTTTATGAAAAGGAAAACAGTGAAGCATTCGATTTTGAGAAATGTTTTTTGTCAAAAATGATCATTGCATTATAGAATACAAAAACATAATTGACGCTGCTTCTTTTTGTGCTTTCTCCTTTGTAATGAATGATTCTTGTTTTCGGGAAATAGTAATTTTTATAACCGGCTTTAATTATTCTGTATGAAAGATCGATGTCTTCACCATACATGGAAAAAATCTTCGTCGAGTAATCCAATCTAATCAAGAACACTTTTTCGCATCAACATAAATGCACCTGCAAGAATTTCTACGGGATGAGTTTCATTCTCATCAAGAAATCCCAGATGGTAGCGACCGAAAGTTTTTGACTTTGGAAATAATTTAGATAAACCGAAAATTTTATAGAATGCAACATCATAAGTCGGTAATCCGCGCTTTGACTCCGGCAGAAACTTGCCACTGCCATCGATCATTTTTACACCCAAACCACCGGCATCAGGATGTTCATCCATGAAGGTGACGATCTTTTCAAAAGTATCTTCTTCGACAACTGTATCAGGATTTAACAGAAGAACATATTCACCCTTTGATTCACGGATTGCCTGATTATTTGCTTTTGAAAAACCGCGGTTATCTTTATTGGCAATTAGCTTTACGGAAGGAAATTTTTTCTCAACCATTTCCACACTGCCGTCAACAGAATTATTGTCAACTACCCAGATCTCAGTTTCCACTTTCTGCGCAGACTTCAGAGCAGAATGCAGGCATTGCTCAAGAAAGTACTTAACGTTATAATTAACTATGATAACTGATAACTTCACAAGTGGTTTTTGAAGGTTCAAACATAAAAAAACAATTGAATTAAATCCGGCTAATTGATTTATTTCATCAACGAGTTTTCATAAGGAACTCTTTGAAGGATTGACCGTCCCAATGTAACCTCGTCAGCAAATTCCAGGTCACCGCCTACAGAGATCCCTCTGGCAATTGTCGAGAATTTCAATTCCGGACGATCGATCTGATTGATCTTCTTGAATATGAAAAAGGATGTAGTATCACCCTCCATTGTAGCAGGTAATGCTATAATGATCTCTGTGATCGAATTGTTTTTTATTCGTTCAAGAAGTGTTGGAATATTCAGATCATTTGGACCGATTCCATCCATCGGTGAGATGATCCCGCCTAAAATATGATAATGACCTTTGTACTGCTGGGTATTTTCAATTGCAATAACATCGCGGATATCTTCTACAATACACAGATATTGTTTGTCCCTTTTTGGATCCGAACATACTTCACAAACCTCTTTTTCAGAGATATTGTGACAAATTGAACAGTATTTTACTTCGTGATGCAACCTGACAAGTGCTTCCCCTAGACGCTCAGAGTCTTCCTTTGATGCTTTTAACAAATGCAACACCAACCGGAGTGCCGTTCGCTTACCGATTCCGGGAAGCCGACTCAATTCGGAAACCGTTTCTTCTAATATTCTTGATGAAAAAAGTACTCAATGTATTGTTGATAATTTTGAATGAACGACCTGCCCATTCGCTCGCTAAATTACTTACTTCGGGGCTTATTGGCAAGTAATATGAAGTGCTGATAAATTATTGGCAAAGATGTCTGAACTGCACTAAGTCTTGTCAAATTGCTCTTCATACAGTACTAATAAACGAACAATGTCTCCAGCACTAATCTTAAGTTGTGTCATAGCGTATTCAGCTTTACTTTTTTACGTCGTATGGAAGTCGAGCCGGAATGCAGACAATGAATCCTACTTTATCGGTAACAAATCATCGAAATGGTATCTGGTGGCTTATGGAATGATCGGGGCTTCGCTTTCCGGAGTAACTTTTATGTCTGTACCTGGACTGGTTGGAACAACAAGCTTTTCCTATATGGTATTGGTATTCGGATATTTCTTCGGGTATGCCATCATAGCTTTGGTTCTTTTGCCGCTTTATTACAAAATGAATCTCACTTCAATTTATACTTACCTGGAGCGGAGATTTGGATTCTGGAGCTATAAAACCGGAGCATTTTTCTTTATCGTATCAAGAACTATCGGTGCTGCCTTTAGATTATACATCGTTGTAAACGTACTTCAGTTGTTCATATTTGATGCATGGGGAGTTCCTTTCTGGGTAACTGTTCTAGCTTTTATTCTTCTGATCCTGCTTTATACTTATGAAGGCGGTGTCAAGACGATCGTGCTAACGGATACACTACAGACTACTTTCATGTTACTGGCTATTGTGATCTCTGTATTCTATATCTCGAACGAACTTGATATGGGGATCTTCGATCTCTTTAGTGCAATTCATGCGAAAGGCTATGACAAAATGTTCAATATGGACTGGCATTCTAAATCCTATTTTCTCAAACAGTTTTTTGGTGGAATGTTCATTGCTGTGGCCATGACCGGACTTGATCAGGAAATGATGCAAAAAAATATTAGTGTAAGAACGCTCGGAGATTCGCAGAAAAACATTTTTTCCTTCAGTTTC harbors:
- the recR gene encoding recombination protein RecR, whose amino-acid sequence is MLEETVSELSRLPGIGKRTALRLVLHLLKASKEDSERLGEALVRLHHEVKYCSICHNISEKEVCEVCSDPKRDKQYLCIVEDIRDVIAIENTQQYKGHYHILGGIISPMDGIGPNDLNIPTLLERIKNNSITEIIIALPATMEGDTTSFFIFKKINQIDRPELKFSTIARGISVGGDLEFADEVTLGRSILQRVPYENSLMK